In a genomic window of Dyadobacter fermentans DSM 18053:
- a CDS encoding RagB/SusD family nutrient uptake outer membrane protein encodes MKKILLFTVMLLQFSACKNEEFFELERPVQSPWTKLSEFDRAVIGPYALLFAKGDWGNVYNYWYLYKNAVADDVAWSTPGDGTWGWYRDTEANKAWTDDIFNTSYNAISSVNDALQFVDDAGGAPFPKITADDQKHNLERIVGELHFLRGFAYYMAATTFCTAYVPGGPNNAREIPLRTTKATSYEDASTPKIGTTQEIWDQVLADFDKAYQMLPERFVAGKMHASYQAGRANKFAAAAMLARAHFAMGNYPKALEFASFVIDKNGGDYDLSEEPIEAFNKSMLARGKETIMYIPSYDLTYGKQNLHATCFSNMFQKTVCGWTATHMDYETLKRLGWMQNPKSDTTIGIAAKRDKRFTQLCFVREPANVPQALRLPNRYYETRVNLTWRTIVSDKSARGPEAGYTNVPQIRLAEMYLTRASCAFKAGDKKQAAADLNIVRKRAWNAAVAKVAYESSPNFVTESNVTEQMIGDERLIEMFCEGDRIDYLRAMKKEVGNGDRGAGATPYTSKAFVWPVPVVERSLNNGYQ; translated from the coding sequence ATGAAAAAGATATTACTCTTTACAGTCATGCTCTTACAGTTCAGCGCCTGTAAAAACGAAGAATTTTTTGAACTGGAAAGACCTGTGCAAAGTCCCTGGACGAAACTCAGCGAGTTCGACCGGGCGGTGATCGGGCCTTATGCGCTCCTGTTCGCCAAAGGGGATTGGGGCAACGTGTACAATTACTGGTATTTGTATAAAAACGCAGTAGCCGACGATGTAGCGTGGTCCACGCCCGGGGATGGCACCTGGGGCTGGTACCGGGATACCGAGGCGAACAAGGCCTGGACGGATGATATTTTCAACACCAGCTACAATGCGATATCGTCGGTGAATGATGCCTTGCAGTTTGTTGACGATGCCGGCGGCGCGCCATTTCCCAAGATCACAGCCGATGATCAAAAGCATAACCTGGAAAGGATCGTGGGCGAATTGCATTTTCTGAGGGGTTTCGCGTACTATATGGCGGCTACCACATTCTGCACCGCTTACGTTCCCGGCGGCCCGAACAATGCCAGGGAAATTCCGCTGCGCACCACCAAAGCGACTTCTTACGAAGATGCATCCACGCCCAAGATCGGTACTACACAGGAAATCTGGGACCAGGTGCTGGCTGATTTCGACAAGGCATACCAGATGCTGCCGGAGCGATTTGTAGCGGGCAAAATGCATGCTTCCTACCAGGCGGGCCGTGCCAACAAATTTGCCGCGGCGGCCATGCTGGCGCGTGCGCATTTCGCGATGGGTAACTATCCCAAAGCTTTGGAATTTGCTTCGTTTGTGATTGATAAAAACGGCGGTGACTATGATCTGAGCGAAGAGCCGATCGAGGCATTCAACAAAAGCATGCTGGCGCGCGGCAAGGAAACGATTATGTACATTCCCAGCTACGACCTCACTTACGGCAAGCAAAACCTGCATGCGACCTGTTTTTCCAATATGTTTCAAAAAACGGTGTGCGGCTGGACGGCCACGCACATGGACTACGAAACATTGAAAAGACTGGGCTGGATGCAGAATCCGAAGTCGGATACCACCATTGGCATCGCGGCAAAAAGGGACAAACGCTTCACGCAGCTCTGCTTCGTGCGCGAGCCGGCCAATGTGCCCCAGGCACTGCGCCTGCCGAACCGGTATTATGAAACCCGCGTAAACCTCACCTGGCGCACCATCGTCTCCGACAAATCGGCCCGGGGACCGGAAGCGGGCTATACCAACGTGCCGCAGATCAGGCTGGCCGAAATGTACCTCACGCGTGCATCCTGTGCATTCAAAGCCGGTGATAAAAAGCAGGCCGCTGCGGATTTGAACATCGTCCGGAAACGCGCCTGGAATGCTGCCGTAGCCAAAGTTGCCTACGAATCTTCACCGAATTTCGTGACGGAAAGCAACGTCACGGAGCAAATGATCGGCGACGAAAGGCTGATTGAAATGTTCTGCGAAGGCGACCGGATCGACTACCTCAGGGCGATGAAAAAGGAGGTAGGCAACGGCGACCGCGGCGCCGGAGCGACGCCTTATACTTCAAAAGCGTTCGTGTGGCCGGTGCCGGTGGTGGAGCGAAGTTTGAATAATGGTTACCAATAG